The nucleotide window CAGGCGGCTTCCGAGCCGCACGCCGCCGGGCAAATCAGTCCTTCCTCGCGCCCATTCGCCCCGATCGCCGCCGGAAGCACGCCTGCAACGGGCGCGATCGAGCCGTCGAGCCCGAGTTCGCCGAGCACGGTAAAGCCGTTGAGCGCATCCGGCGGGATCGCGCCGATCGCCGCCATCAGGCCAAGCGCGATCGGCAGATCATAATGGCTGCCTTCCTTCGGCAGATCGGCCGGCGCGAGGTTGACGATGATCCGCCGCGCGGGCAGGGCCAGCCCCGAGGCGATCAGCGCCGAGCGCACCCGCTCGCGCGCCTCGGACACCGCCTTGTCCGGCAGACCCACGATCGCAAACGCCGGCAGCCCGGGCGCGACCTGCACCTGCACGTCGACCGCGCGGGCCTCGATCCCCTCAAAAGCTACGGTAGATACCCGCGCAACCATGCTGCCCCTCTTGACGCAATCGAAGGTAGCGGGGAACCGGAGAGCAAGTCAAGAACATTAAGAGAACATCTTGCGCCTGGGGTCTGTCAGCGCACATCCTGCATCGACATACCGGTGCTCAACCGATCGTCGACATTTCGACCCGCGCTGCCTGGCTAGCGCTCCGTTCGCATGTACGGGCTGTGCTCGGAAACAAGCTTCAGCGCCGGATCATCAGCGAGAACGCGCACCGCCTCTGTCTTTGCAGGGTTCTTATTCTCGGGGATACCCCGGACGCTCCACACCGCGAGCCAGACGACGAGCATTCCGGCTCCGATTGCCACCATATCCTTGGTCATTTGCCGGGCCTCCATACTGGCTGCCAAGCGCTGAGGAAGACCAATTTCGGCGAAGCGCGATGGTTCCTAATTTGGGCCCTTTCGATGAAGGCCCCTCGACGAAGCATCTCAGCCGCACGCATGCGGGTGTGCGGCAGCACTTGGATGATCCGGGGCCGACCACCGGCCGACCCCAAATCAGGCGTCCTTCTCAGAGCTGCATGTTCATCGGCTCGGGATAATACCGGAAGCCATCGCCGTTCTTGGCGACGTGGCCGTAGCCCGGCCAGGCGAAGTGATAGGACATCACGGGAATTTTGTTGGCCGCGAGCATGTCCAGCATCTTCACCCGTGAGGCGGCCGCCTGCTTCGGATCGCTGTCGTAGGAGAACTCCATCCGCGGCTTCTCCAGCAGCAGCACCGCGTGGTGCGAGAGGTCGCCGAGGAAGCAGAAGGATTTGCCCTTCGAACTGACCATGAAGATGGTGTGGCCGACGGTGTGGCCAGGAGCCGCGAGCGCGGTGACGCCGGGCAGGAATTCCTGGTTGTCCTTGATGAAGACGATGCGGTCGCGCACCGGCATCAGGTTCTTGCGGGCGTGGATGATGAAGTCCTTCAGCGGACTGCCGAGCTTGCCTTCATCGGTCCAGAAATCGAAATCGCTCTGGGCGATGTAGACCTGCGCGTTCGGGAATAGCGGCTTGTCGTCGGCGCCGACAAGGCCGCCGATGTGATCGATATGGGCGTGCGAGCACACCACGGCGTCGATGTCCGTCGGCTTGATGCCGGCCGCCATCATGTTCTTCTGCTGCTGGCCGGTGGTCGGGCCGAATGCCTTCGAGGTGCCCATGCCGGTATCGAACAGGATCAGCTTGTCGCCGGTGTTCACGATCGGCGAGTTCTGCTCGAGCACGACGTTGTCCGGGTTGAGGAAGTTGTCGGACAGCATCTTCTTCACTTCCTCCTTCGGCACGCCGGTAAACGTGCCGGAGGGATCGCCCAGCGGCAGCGGGCCGTCGGAGACCACGGTGACTTCGGCGTCGCCGAGAACGAAACGGTGCCAGTAGGGCGTCTGCGTGCCGAGTTTTGGCGCTTTGGCCAGCGCGCTGCCGCCGAGCATCGTTGAAGCGCCAAGACCCATTCCGAGTCCAGCACCGAGCGCAAGCAAAGACCGTCGCGAAAGATTCGTCGTCATGCGTCTTCCTCCACTAATTTTATTGATTGCAGTACGTGCCCGGACGGATTCATCCGTCGCTACAGGCTGCTCCCGCTTCCCGAAATTGGCAAGTGGGATGAAGGGACACGACAGGGATGTGAAAATGCGATGACGCGCCGCGGGACCGGACAGCTACCAATCGTAGTCGTCGTACATCCACTCCCTTGGGTATCGAGGCCGCGTTCTCGCTTGCGGCGGCGACCGCTCTGGTTTGCGCAAGGTCGGAGCCGGCTGCGCCGGACGCGCTGATGCCTTGGGCGAGTTCTGCTCGGAAACCTTCGCGAGATCGCGTTTCATCTCTTCCTGGCTCGTCTTCAGCTCCCCAATGGCTTTTGCATTGTCGCTGGCCATTTGTTGCTGGTTCGCCTTGAGCTGTTCGATGTTTCGTTCCAGGTTCGCGAGGTCGCGCGCGATCGTTTGCAGCAACTGAGTCTGGTCGGGAAGCGCCGCTGTAGCTGGCGGCGGGGCGTCTTGCGGTGGTGCGGCCTGAGCCAAGGTTGGTGCTTGCGGGGGTGCTGCTTGCGGTGAGGACGCTTGCGAGGGTGCTGTCTCCGCGGCCGCCAGTTGAACGGTGGATGGAGCGGGCTGCGCGGGAACCGGCGGATTTTCCGACGGCAATGACGGAGATGAAACGGGCTGCGGCGCCCACCAGGCGACAACCTGCTTGGCTCCGCCGCCATAGGACGACTGCAAAACCAGGGCAGCGACAATGATGAACGCCGCCAGGGGCAAGGCGGCGAGGGTGCGGAGCGTCAGCCTTCCTGGTGGTGATTGCGGGCCAGGTCGCGCCGACTGCGCGGCGGGTCGGGCCGAAGGCGGATGCGCGGCATCGCGCTCCATTTTTGCGACCTGTTCAGTCAAACGCGCAAGCTGCTCATCCGCGCTTTTTATCTGTTCGTGGGCATGCGCGAGCCGTTCGTCGGCGGGCCCGATTAGGGCATCGTGGGGTTCGGTTTGTTTTAGGGCATCGTGGGGTTCGGTTTGTTTCGGAGTAGGTGTGGAGTTCATTGGCGTTCCTTTCCGTCCAATGTCATCCGAAGGTGGCCGGTCGAGCATCCGGCAGCGCTCCGTGCAGTCTTGCCCAAAGAACGGCGGCATGATGATAGGATATGGGATCACATGGCGATAGCGTCCTGTAATCCAGCGTCGCCACTCCCGGCGGCGTAGCAGAACGGTGCCGCGGCTCTCCTCGCCGGTTCCAATCGGCCGGCAGGAGGCGCACGCAATTCATCCGGCCGCATTCATCCGGCCCAGGTCCGGCCGCGTATGAGCGTGCTGCGAATGAACTGGTCGACAGCCCACGAGGGGAAATTACTTCCCGCCGCGCTTTTTCTCGATGGTATCCCAGATCTTTGCCGCGACGTCCGGTCCGCCGAGCCGCTGGATCGCGCGGATGCCGGTCGGGCAGGTCACGTTGATCTCGGTGAGGTTGCCGTCGATCACGTCGATGCCGACGAACAGCAGGCCGCGTTCGCGTAAGGCCGGGCCCAACGTGTCGCAAATCTCGCGCTCGCGCGGCGAAAGGTCGGTCGACTGCGCGGCGCCGCCGCGCACCATGTTGGAGCGGAGGTCGTCGGGAGCGGGGACGCGGTTGACGGCGCCGGCGAATTCGCCGTCGATCAGGATGATGCGCTTGTCGCCGTGCTTCACCTCGGGCAGGAAGCGCTGGATCACCCAAGGCTCCCTGAAGGTGACGGAAAACATGTCGAACAGCGAGCCGAAATTCATGTCCTGCGGCATCACGCGAAACACTGCCGCGCCGCCATGGCCGTGCAGCGGCTTCATGACGACCGCGCCATGCTCTTCGCGGAACGAATTGATTTCGTCGAGGTCGCGCGAGATCAGCGTCGGCGGCATCAGTTGAGGAAAGTTCAGCACGAACATCTTTTCCGGCGCGTTGCGCACGCTGGCGGGATCGTTGACGACCAGCGTCCTGGGATGGATTCGTTCCAGCAAATGCGTCGAGGTGATGTAGGCGATATCGAACGGCGGCTCCTGCCGCAACAGGATGACGTCGAAAGCGTTCAGCGGCTGGCGCTTGGGCTCACCGAGCGTGAAATGATTGCCGGCCTCGTCGCGCACGGTCACCACCTGCACCGGCGCCACCAACTCCTCGCCACGCAGCGATAGCTGGTCCGGCGTGAAATAGGAAAGCCCATGGCCGCGCTTTTGCGCTTCCAGCATCAGGGCGAAGGTCGAATCGCCGCGGATGTTGATACGCGCGATGGGGTCCATCTGGACGGCGACATTCAGTTTCATGAGTGAGGTCCGGGTCTCTGGAGGGAATCTTAAACGCTGGCGTCGAATGCCGCTAACAGATGGCGTGGCAGACGTCTGGGTGCAATCAGGACGGCGTCGAAACGAAGCTCGAATTCGGCATGCTCGGGATGCGCCATCAGCCAGGCCTGCGCTGCGTCGATGATGCGGGCCTGCTGGCGCGCCGTAACGGCGTAGGCGGCGTCATCGAGGCTGGCTCTGGCCTTGACCTCGATGAAGGCGACCAGATTGCGCTTCCTCGCCACCAGGTCAATCTCGCCATAGGGCGTGCGGAAGCGCTTTGCCAGGATGCGGTAGCCTTTTGCCATCAGATAGGCCGCAGCGCGGCTTTCGGCTGAAAGCCCGGTGCGAAAGGCCGCGACCCGCTCGGGGGCGGCGATTTTGGCGGTCGCATCGGGCGGCGTGGGGCCGTCAGCCTTCGCCATCGCCGCCTCGTGCTCGCCTGGGGGTTTCTTTGGCAAGCTCCAATGCGCGGGCATAGACTTCGCGGCGCGGGCGCCCCGAAAGCTCGACCGCATGCGCGACGCTGTCCTTGACGCTTTCGCGCGCCAGCGACGATCGCAGCAGATCGTCGAGGTCGTGCTGCGTCATGATATCGGCGTCCTTGCGCGGCGGGCCGATGACGAGCACGAACTCGCCGCGGGTTTCCAGCGTGCCTGCGGCTTTCGCCAGTTCTGATATCGGCGCGCGCTTGATGTCCTCGTGCAGCTTCGTGAGTTCGCGGCAGATCGCGGCGTCGCGCCCGGCCATGATCTCGGCGAGGTCGGCGAGCGTTTCCTGCACCCGGTTGCCGGATTCGAACATCACCAGCGTGGCGTCGATCCGGGAGAGTTCTGCGAGCCGACTCCGCCGCGAGACTTGTTTGGCCGGCAAAAATCCCTCGAAATAGAACCGGTCGGTGGGTAGTGCCGCGACCGAAAGTGCCGTCAGCACCGAGGATGCACCGGGCACCGCGATCACGGCATGGCCGGCTGCAGAGACCTCGCGCACCAGCTTGAAGCCGGGGTCGGAGATCAGTGGCGTGCCGGCGTCCGACACCAGCGCGATCGAAGCGCCCTGCGCCAGCCGCTCCAGGATTTTCGGCCTTGCCATCGCCGCGTTGTGCTCGTGATATGGCTTGAGTTCCGCCGAGATCGCATAGCGTTCGACCAGGCGGCGGGTGATGCGGGTGTCCTCGCAGGCGATGATGTCGACGCCGGCCAGGGTCTCCAGCGCGCGCAAGGTGATGTCGCCGAGATTGCCGATCGGGGTCGCCACCAGATAGAGACCGGGAACCGGCTTCGGAGCATTCAGAGTGTGGCCGCCAATCAAAAAAGTTCTGTTGGCCGAACCCGGTTCGGTATCAGAGCCATAGCTTGAACTGGGCTTTGCGCGCATCGTGACAATCTAAAGGGGTCTTGGAGCAAGCGCTATATCTGGCTGGGACGGCGGCAAAAACCGGAGTTCCCCGCGGCCAGCGATGTGTGGCGAGATCGTAATCCTTTTGTTTTGGTTAACTAATCCTCGACAATATGCAGAATCCCGAATGTAGGGTTCAGTAGCGGTTCAGGTGCTTCGGCCCAGAAAGCCGGAATCCTGACCGACGGCGGTCGGTCAAGAGAAGAGACAGAATGGTAGGCCCGCTCAATCGTAAGCCCGGATCCTCGGTTCCGTGCCCGTCAAGCCCGACCCGGCGGACGGCACTTGGCCTTATTCTCGGGGCACCGCTGCTCGGCGCCTGCGCCGGCGGCCAGGTTTCCAGCCCGTTCGGCCCGTCCGCGCCCGAGGGGCCGCCGGGCCCGCAGCAACAGCCGCTTGCGGTTGGCACCGGGCAGGTCAAGGTCGGCCTGATCCTGCCGCTCTCGGCTGCCGGCAATGCCGGCGTCGCCGCGCAATCGATGAAGAATGCGGCCGAGATGGCGCTGGCGGAATTCCAGAACCCGAACATTCAGCTTCTGATCAAGGACGACAGCGGCAGTCCGCAGGGCGCCCAGCAGGTGACCCAGCAGGCGCTCGACGAAGGCGTGGAAATCATTCTGGGGCCGCTGTTTGCGGCATCGGTGCCGGCGACCGCGCAACTGACGCGGGCGCGCGGCATTTCGGTGATCGCGTTCTCGACCGATTCCAGCGTGGCCGGCCGCGGTGTTTACCTCCTGAGCTTCCTGCCGGAGTCCGACGTCAACCGGATCGTCGATTATTCCGCCAGCATCGGAAAGCGGTCGTTTGCGGCGCTGTTGCCCGACAATGCCTATGGCAATGTGGTGGAAGCGGCGTTCAAGCAGGCAGCCGGCCGCAAGGGGCGCATCGTCGCCTTCGAGAAATACACCGCCGATCGCGCCGGGGCGGCGCGGACGGTGGCGCAGTCGCTCGGCTCGGCGGACGCGCTGTTCATCGCCGACGACGGCGAATCCGTCGTGGCGACGGCGGACGCCCTGACCGCTGCGGGCGCGAACTTGCGCAACATCCAGTTGCTCGGCACGGGGCTCTGGGACAATCCGCGCGTCTATGCGAACGCGACGCTGCAGGGCGGGCTCTATGCCGCGCCCGATCCGTCGGGTTTCCGCGCCTTCTCCGGCCGCTACCGCGCCAAATACGGCACGGACCCCGTGCGCACCGCAACGCTCGCTTACGATGCCGTCGCGCTGGTTGCTGCGCTGTCGAAGCAGCAGGGCGGCCAACGCTTTGCGCCAGAGACGCTGACTAACCCGTCCGGCTTCGCCGGTACCGACGGCCTGTTCCGCTTCCGCTCCGACGGCACCAACGAGCGCGGCCTTGCCGTGATGAAGGTCGCCAGCGGCGGCAGCACGCCGGTCGCCGGTTCGCCGAAGAGTTTTGGGGCGTGATCTCTCGTCGCCCCTGCGACCCGTCTACGCCGAAGGCTTCGCCAGGGTAGGAGCGAGGGGCGCCCATAGCCACCATCGTTGTTTTTGAGAGAAGCCGTCGCCGCTTGTGCCTCTTGCGGTCGCAGGAACGACGGCTGTCACGCGGCGAGATCCGCCACCACCGCGTCCAGCACCGGAAAACCGTCCTTCGTCACGCGCAGCCTGCCATCCGTATCGACAGTGATCGCGCCTTCCTCGCGCAGCACGGCGATGCGATGCGGATCGAGCGTGCGGCCTGACAATGCCGCATAACGTTCGGGATCGATGCCTTCGGCGAGGCGCAATCCCATCAGCAAAAATTCATCGGCGCGTTCTTCGCTGTTGAGGTAGTCGTCGGTGACGACGCCGTGGCCGTTGGCCTCGACGCGCATCAACCAGGCTTCCGGGCGCTTCTCGGTCGCGGTCGCGTGTCGCGCGCCGTCGATGTCGAGGCGGCCATGTGCGCCGGGGCCGATGCCGGCATATTCCTCGCCGCGCCAGTAGACGAGATTGTGCTGGCATTCCGCCCCTTCACGGGCGTGATTGGAAATCTCGTAGGCCGGCAAGCCATGATGTGCGCAGACTTCCTGCGTCACGTCGTACAGCGCACGCGCCACCGCCTCGTCTGGTGTCTTGAGTTTGCCCGCCGCGTGCAGGCCGAAGAACGGCGTGCCTTCCTCGATGGTGAGTTGGTAGAGCGAGAGATGCTCGGCGGCTTCAGAGATCGCGAGCTTCAGTTCATCCGCCCACATCTGCGGAGTCTGGTCGGGGCGGGCGTAGATCAGGTCGAATGAGTAGCGGTCGAACGCAGTGCGCGCGATCGCGACCGCATCGAGCGCCTCGCGCGCAGTATGCAGCCGTCCGAGCGCCTTCAGCGAGGCGTCGTCGAGCGCCTGTACGCCAAGCGAGACGCGATTGACGCCGGCTGCGCGGTAGCCGCGAAACCGCGTCGCTTCCACGCTGGTGGGGTTGGCTTCGAGCGTGACCTCGACATTGCCGGCGACGCGCCAGTGCTTGCCGATCGCATCCAAAATCGCGGCGACGGTCTGCGGCTGCATCAAGGACGGCGTGCCGCCGCCGAGAAAGATCGACGTCACGGTCCGCCCCGGTGCGCGCGCCGCCGTGGTTTCGATCTCTCGCGCGAACGCGCGCGCAAAACGTTGCTCGTCGATGGGTGCGTGGCGGACGTGGCTGTTGAAATCGCAATAGGGGCATTTCGACAGGCAGAACGGCCAGTGCACGTAGACGCCGAAGGCGTCCTTGGGGCGGGGGCGCTCGCGACTAGCCAAGGCAGATCTCCGCCAGTTTGACGAAAGCCCGTGCCCGGTGCGACAGGCCCAGTCCGAGCGGCGGCAGCCCGTGCTTTTCGATCGAACTCATCTCGCCAAAGGTCCGCGTATGCCCGTCGGGCAGGAATGCCGGATCATAGCCGAAACCGGCGGTGCCGCGCGGCGGCCAGACCAGGGTTCCATCGGCGCGGGCCTCGACCTCTTCGAGATGGCCGTCGGGCCAGGCGACGCAGAGCGCGGAAACGAAATGCGCCTTGCGTTTCTCGGGCGTGGTCGCGCCGCGCTCCTGCAACAGGCGCTCGATCCTTGTCATCGCCGCCATGAAATCCTTGCCCTCGCCCGCCCAGCGCGCCGAATAGATTCCCGGCGCGCCATCGAGCGCATCGACCACGAGGCCGGAATCATCGGCAAAGGCCGGCAATTGCGCGGCCTTCGCCGCCGCGATCGCCTTGATTGACGCGTTGGCCCGAAACGTCTTGCCGGTCTCTACCGGTTCGCCGAGGCCCAGTTCGCCCGCGGAGACCGCCTCAACCCCGTGCGGCGCCAGCAATTCCCGCATCTCGGCAAGTTTGCCGGGATTATGGGTCGCGATCACGAGCCGGCCGGTGATTCGACGGTGCATGTGCGATCAGACTACGCGACGGCCAGCTTCTGCAAGTCCACCAGGCGCGCGACACCCTTGCGCGCCAGTTCCATCAGCGCCAGGAACTCGTCTTGCGAAAACGGCGTCTTCTCGGCGGTGCCCTGTACCTCGATGATGCGGCCGTCGCCGGTCATGACGAAATTGGCATCGGTCTCGGCCTCGGAATCCTCGGCATAGTCGAGGTCGAGCACCGGCGTGCCCTGATAGATACCGCAGGAGATCGCGGCGACATTGTCGCGCAGCACGTTGGCTTTCAGCATGTTGCGGTTCTTCATCCAGCCGATGCAGTCGGCCAGCGCCACCCAGGCGCCGGTGATCGAGGCTGTGCGGGTGCCGCCATCGGCCTGGATCACGTCGCAATCCACCGTAATCTGACGCTCGCCGAGCGCTTCGAGGTCGACGGCTGCGCGCAAGGAGCGGCCGATCAGCCGCTGGATCTCGACCGTGCGCCCGCCCTGCTTGCCGGCCGCCGCCTCGCGGCGGGTACGCTCCAAGGTGGCGCGCGGCAGCATGCCGTATTCGGCCGTGACCCAGCCGCGGCCCTGCCCCTTCAACCAGGGCGGCAGCCGTTCTTCCAGCGTAGCGGTGACCAGCACATGGGTGTCGCCGAACTTCACCATGCAGGAACCTTCGGCATATTTGACCACGCCGCGTTCCAGCGACACGGGGCGCAACTGATCGGGCGCACGGCGGCTCGGCCGCATGAGAAATCCTTTCGAAAGTCGACGAAAATTCGTTCGCGGGTGCTTGTAGGAGGGGGAACGGGCAGCGGCAAGGGCTTTTGCCCTTGGGGGTAGAGGTTCGGTTCTGAATCAATCAGAACCGAACCTCTACCTTCTTGTTTTGACGCGTTTTCTTTA belongs to Bradyrhizobium icense and includes:
- the gshB gene encoding glutathione synthase: MKLNVAVQMDPIARINIRGDSTFALMLEAQKRGHGLSYFTPDQLSLRGEELVAPVQVVTVRDEAGNHFTLGEPKRQPLNAFDVILLRQEPPFDIAYITSTHLLERIHPRTLVVNDPASVRNAPEKMFVLNFPQLMPPTLISRDLDEINSFREEHGAVVMKPLHGHGGAAVFRVMPQDMNFGSLFDMFSVTFREPWVIQRFLPEVKHGDKRIILIDGEFAGAVNRVPAPDDLRSNMVRGGAAQSTDLSPREREICDTLGPALRERGLLFVGIDVIDGNLTEINVTCPTGIRAIQRLGGPDVAAKIWDTIEKKRGGK
- the hemW gene encoding radical SAM family heme chaperone HemW; translated protein: MASRERPRPKDAFGVYVHWPFCLSKCPYCDFNSHVRHAPIDEQRFARAFAREIETTAARAPGRTVTSIFLGGGTPSLMQPQTVAAILDAIGKHWRVAGNVEVTLEANPTSVEATRFRGYRAAGVNRVSLGVQALDDASLKALGRLHTAREALDAVAIARTAFDRYSFDLIYARPDQTPQMWADELKLAISEAAEHLSLYQLTIEEGTPFFGLHAAGKLKTPDEAVARALYDVTQEVCAHHGLPAYEISNHAREGAECQHNLVYWRGEEYAGIGPGAHGRLDIDGARHATATEKRPEAWLMRVEANGHGVVTDDYLNSEERADEFLLMGLRLAEGIDPERYAALSGRTLDPHRIAVLREEGAITVDTDGRLRVTKDGFPVLDAVVADLAA
- the rsmI gene encoding 16S rRNA (cytidine(1402)-2'-O)-methyltransferase, which gives rise to MRAKPSSSYGSDTEPGSANRTFLIGGHTLNAPKPVPGLYLVATPIGNLGDITLRALETLAGVDIIACEDTRITRRLVERYAISAELKPYHEHNAAMARPKILERLAQGASIALVSDAGTPLISDPGFKLVREVSAAGHAVIAVPGASSVLTALSVAALPTDRFYFEGFLPAKQVSRRSRLAELSRIDATLVMFESGNRVQETLADLAEIMAGRDAAICRELTKLHEDIKRAPISELAKAAGTLETRGEFVLVIGPPRKDADIMTQHDLDDLLRSSLARESVKDSVAHAVELSGRPRREVYARALELAKETPRRARGGDGEG
- a CDS encoding penicillin-binding protein activator, with the protein product MVGPLNRKPGSSVPCPSSPTRRTALGLILGAPLLGACAGGQVSSPFGPSAPEGPPGPQQQPLAVGTGQVKVGLILPLSAAGNAGVAAQSMKNAAEMALAEFQNPNIQLLIKDDSGSPQGAQQVTQQALDEGVEIILGPLFAASVPATAQLTRARGISVIAFSTDSSVAGRGVYLLSFLPESDVNRIVDYSASIGKRSFAALLPDNAYGNVVEAAFKQAAGRKGRIVAFEKYTADRAGAARTVAQSLGSADALFIADDGESVVATADALTAAGANLRNIQLLGTGLWDNPRVYANATLQGGLYAAPDPSGFRAFSGRYRAKYGTDPVRTATLAYDAVALVAALSKQQGGQRFAPETLTNPSGFAGTDGLFRFRSDGTNERGLAVMKVASGGSTPVAGSPKSFGA
- a CDS encoding MBL fold metallo-hydrolase, with the translated sequence MTTNLSRRSLLALGAGLGMGLGASTMLGGSALAKAPKLGTQTPYWHRFVLGDAEVTVVSDGPLPLGDPSGTFTGVPKEEVKKMLSDNFLNPDNVVLEQNSPIVNTGDKLILFDTGMGTSKAFGPTTGQQQKNMMAAGIKPTDIDAVVCSHAHIDHIGGLVGADDKPLFPNAQVYIAQSDFDFWTDEGKLGSPLKDFIIHARKNLMPVRDRIVFIKDNQEFLPGVTALAAPGHTVGHTIFMVSSKGKSFCFLGDLSHHAVLLLEKPRMEFSYDSDPKQAAASRVKMLDMLAANKIPVMSYHFAWPGYGHVAKNGDGFRYYPEPMNMQL
- the rdgB gene encoding RdgB/HAM1 family non-canonical purine NTP pyrophosphatase, which gives rise to MHRRITGRLVIATHNPGKLAEMRELLAPHGVEAVSAGELGLGEPVETGKTFRANASIKAIAAAKAAQLPAFADDSGLVVDALDGAPGIYSARWAGEGKDFMAAMTRIERLLQERGATTPEKRKAHFVSALCVAWPDGHLEEVEARADGTLVWPPRGTAGFGYDPAFLPDGHTRTFGEMSSIEKHGLPPLGLGLSHRARAFVKLAEICLG
- the rph gene encoding ribonuclease PH produces the protein MRPSRRAPDQLRPVSLERGVVKYAEGSCMVKFGDTHVLVTATLEERLPPWLKGQGRGWVTAEYGMLPRATLERTRREAAAGKQGGRTVEIQRLIGRSLRAAVDLEALGERQITVDCDVIQADGGTRTASITGAWVALADCIGWMKNRNMLKANVLRDNVAAISCGIYQGTPVLDLDYAEDSEAETDANFVMTGDGRIIEVQGTAEKTPFSQDEFLALMELARKGVARLVDLQKLAVA
- a CDS encoding YraN family protein translates to MAKADGPTPPDATAKIAAPERVAAFRTGLSAESRAAAYLMAKGYRILAKRFRTPYGEIDLVARKRNLVAFIEVKARASLDDAAYAVTARQQARIIDAAQAWLMAHPEHAEFELRFDAVLIAPRRLPRHLLAAFDASV